The genomic interval TTCCGGTGAGGAGTGCGGCGACGGTCTCCACCAGCTCGGCGGAGGCGAGCATCCCGGTCTTGACGGCCTGCACCCCGATGTCGTCGACGACGCTGCGGAACTGTGCCCGCACCACGTCGGCGGGCAGCGGCCAGGCCCCCTGCACCCCGCGCGAGTTCTGGGCGGTCACGGCGGTGAGCACGCTCATGCCGTGCACGCCGAGGGCGAGCATGGTCTTCAGGTCGGCCTGGATGCCCGCACCGCCGCCGGAGTCGGACCCGGCGACGGTCAGCACGCGTGGAGGTACCGGCGGTGCCGGAGAGGGGCGCGATATCGGCATGCGGCCGAATCTACCCCGCGGGGCGGCCGCCTCCGGAGGGGTCCTCGGGCTCGGCGTCCCCGAAGTGGTCCCAGCCGCCGGCCTTGTCCCAGGGGGCGCCGTCGACGGTGACCTGGGGCAGGGCGGAGGGGTTGACCACCTCGCCGATGACCTTCCAACGGGCGGGCAGCTTCACGTCCGGCGGGAAGGTCGCCACGATGGCGTGGTCCTCTCCCCCGGTCAGCACCCACTGGAGCGGGTCGACGCCGACGGCCTGCCCGATGTCGGACATCTGGGTCGGCACGTCGATCGCGGCCGTCCGCAGGTCGATCCGGACCTTGCTGGCCTCGGCGATGTGCCCGAGGTCGGCGATCAGGCCGTCGCTGATGTCCGTCATCGCCGTCGCGCCGAGCCCGGCGGCCGCGGGGCCCGCGTGGTACGGCGGCTCGGGGCGGCGGTGGGCCTCGACGAAGGCCCGGGGCGAGCGGAAGCCGCGGGCGAGCACCGCGTGCCCGGCCGCGGACCAGCCGAGCCAGCCGGTGACCGCGACCACGTCGCCCGGCTGCGCGCCGGAGCGGGTGACGGGCTCGTGGTTGCGCAGGTCGCCCAGGGCCGTGATGGCCACGGTGATGGTGTCGCCGCGCACCACGTCGCCGCCGACCACGGCCGCGCCGGCGACCTGGCACTCGTCCCGGATGCCGTCCATCAGCTCGGTCGGCCAGGTGACCGGGAGTTCGGCGGGCACGACCAGGCCCAGCAGGATCGCGGTGGGCACCGCGCCCATGGCGGCGATGTCCGCGAGGTTCTGCGCGGCCGCCTTACGGCCGACGTCGTACGCGGTGGACCAGTCGCGGCGGAAGTGCCGCCCCTCCAGGAGCACGTCCGTACTGGCCACGACCCTACGGTCGGGCGCAGCCACCACCGCGGCGTCGTCACCCGGCCCGAGCCGGACCGCAGGGGTGGTGGTGAGCCGGGAGGTCAGCTCTCTGATGAGCCCGAACTCCCCCAACTCGCCCACGGTGCCTTTCACTGAGCTCCTCCTAGGAGTATCGGTTGTGACATGCGCCGCGCCGCGCAGGCAGCGCGGGTCTCCCCGCGCCGTACGGCGACGCGGTACCGTGGCGTCTCTTCTCCCCACATGATCCTCGTAGCCGCCCTGGAGGTTCCGTGGTACAGGCGTACATCCTGATCCAGACCGAGGTCGGCAAAGCGTCGACCGTCGCCGAAGTCATCGCAAAGATCGCGGGGGTGATCCAGGCCGAGGACGTGACCGGTCCGTACGACGTGATCGTCCGTGCCCAGGCCGACACCGTGGACGCGCTCGGCCGCATGGTGGTCGCCAAGATCCAGTCGGTGGAGGGCATCACCCGCACCCTGACCTGCCCGGTCGTCCATCTCTAGCTCCCCCGTATGCTCGGCCGGTGAAGTCCTCGCTCCGCCGGTCGCTGGCCGTGCCCGCCCTCCTCGTGTTCTGCGCCGCCGGCTGCTCGTCGGCCGGCGGTCCGGCGGGGCCCCCGGTCCCCACGCCGTCGGCGCGGGCGGCCGGGCTCTGCCGGGCACTGCACGAGAAGCTTCCCGACACCGTGGGCGGATCGCGGCG from Streptomyces albireticuli carries:
- a CDS encoding thiamine-phosphate kinase; its protein translation is MKGTVGELGEFGLIRELTSRLTTTPAVRLGPGDDAAVVAAPDRRVVASTDVLLEGRHFRRDWSTAYDVGRKAAAQNLADIAAMGAVPTAILLGLVVPAELPVTWPTELMDGIRDECQVAGAAVVGGDVVRGDTITVAITALGDLRNHEPVTRSGAQPGDVVAVTGWLGWSAAGHAVLARGFRSPRAFVEAHRRPEPPYHAGPAAAGLGATAMTDISDGLIADLGHIAEASKVRIDLRTAAIDVPTQMSDIGQAVGVDPLQWVLTGGEDHAIVATFPPDVKLPARWKVIGEVVNPSALPQVTVDGAPWDKAGGWDHFGDAEPEDPSGGGRPAG
- a CDS encoding Lrp/AsnC family transcriptional regulator, translated to MVQAYILIQTEVGKASTVAEVIAKIAGVIQAEDVTGPYDVIVRAQADTVDALGRMVVAKIQSVEGITRTLTCPVVHL